Genomic DNA from Sphingobium sp. WTD-1:
TCCAGGCCGATCGCGAACGGGTGAGCGAAGTGCAGACCATCGTCTATCGCGACACCGGCGCACCCACGCCCGCGATTGTCCCCGCCGCCTTTGATAGCGCCCCCCATGATGTGAACTGGGCGCCAGACAGCGTCGACCTGTTCCGCTTCTCGGCCGTCACCTTCAACAGCCATCGCATCCATTATGACCTGCCCTATGCGACCGGCGAGGAGGGCTATCCCGGCCTGGTGATCCACGGCCCCTTCACTGCCACCCGACTGTTCGGTCACGCCCGGCGCGGCGGCCGCAGCCCGACCCGTTTCGCCTTCCGCGCGGTCGCGCCGGTCTTCGCCGGCCAGCCCATATTGCTGCGCGAGGATGAAGCCGGCCGCTGCCGTGCGATCCGCTGCGACGGCAGCGACGCGATGGTCGCCGACATCGGATATTGAGAGGAGATTTTTCATGGACGCCGAGACGTTCGACCTGTTCCGCACCACCGTCCGCCGCTTCGTCAGCGAAAAGCTGATCCCGGCCGAGGACGCCGTCGAGGAAGCGGATGCCGTTCCCGAGAGCATCATCCAGCAGATGCGCGACATGGGCCTGTTCGGCCTGTCCGTGCCGGAAGAATTTGGCGGCATCGGCTGCACCATGGCGGAGGAAGCGGCGATCATCCGCGAGATCACCCGCGCGTCGGTCGTCTTCCGCTCGGTCATCGGCACCACCGTCGGCATCGGCAGCCAGGGTATCGTCATGGACGGGACCGAGGAACAGAAGCGCGAATGGCTGCCCAAATTCGCCACCGGTGAAGCGATCGCCAGCTTCGGCCTGACCGAGCCGGAGGCCGGGTCCGACGCCGGTTCGCTGCGCACCGTCGCCATCCGCGACGGCGACACTTACCGCATCACCGGCACCAAGCGCTATATCACCAATGCCCCGCGCGCCAGCGTCTTCACCCTGATGGCCCGGACCGAACCGGACGTGAAGGGCGCGGCCGGCATCTCCGCCTTCATTCTGCCGGCAAACACGCCCGGCATCAGCTTCGGCAAGCCGGACGAGAAAATGGGGCAGAAGGGATCGATCACCACCGACGTGATCCTGGACGATGTCGTCGTGCCGGCCGCCAACATCATCGGCGGCGTACCCGGTCGCGGCTTCAAGACTGCGATGAAGGTGCTGGATCGCGGCCGCATCCATATCGCCGCCGTCGCGCTCGGCATGTGCCAGCGGCTGATCGATATGGCGCTGCAATATGCGATGGAGCGCAAGCAGTTCGGCCAGCGCATCGCCGATTTCCAGCTGGTCCAGGCGATGCTTGCCGACATGAAGGTCGACATGCTGACGACCGAAGCGCTGATGCAGTCGGTCGCCGCCAAGTTCGACGCCGGCGAGCCGGTCAGCCTGGAATGCGCCGCGCTCAAATATTACGCTTCCGAAGCCGTCGGCCGGATCGCCGACCGCGCCGTCCAGATCTATGGCGGCGCCGGCTATATGGCCGAGTATAAGGTCGAGCGCTTCTATCGCGATGTCCGGCTGCTGCGCATCTATGAAGGCACCAGCCAGATCCAGCAGACCATCATCGCCAAGCAGATGATCCGCCAGGCCGAAGCGGCCGCCTGATCCTCCCCATTCCCGCAAAGGACATCGCATGCGCAGAGCCGCCATCGTCGCCCCCATCCGCACCGCCGTCGGCAAATATGGCGGTTCTCTGAAATCCTTCAGCGCCGGCGATCTGGGCGCGGTCATCATCAAGGCGCTGATGGAGCGCACCAAAATCGATCCCGAACGGGTCGACGATGTCGTCTTCTCCCAGGGCTATGGCAATGGCGAGGCGCCCTGCATCGGCCGCTGGTCGGCGCTGGCGGCGGGTCTGCCTGAAAGCATTCCCGGCGTGCAGCTCGACCGGCGCTGTGGTTCGGGGCTTCAGGCGGTGATCGACGCGGCCATGCGGATCCAGACCGGCGCCGCCGACATCGTCGTCGCCGGCGGGGTCGAGAGCATGTCCAATGTCGAATATTATTCGATGGACCATCGCTGGGGTGCCCGATCGGGATCCACCCAGTTCCACGACCGCCTGACCCGTGGCCGCGTCATGTCGCAACCGATCGCCCGCTATGGCATCATCAGCGGCATGATCGAGACGGCGAACAATCTCGCCAAGGATTATGACATCAGCCGCGAGGCCTGCGACGAATATGCCGCGATGAGCCATCAGCGCGCCGCCGCGGCCTGGGCCGCCGGCAAGTTCGACGACGAACTGGTCCCGGTTGCCGTGCCGCAGCGCAAGGGCGATCCGCTGATCTTCGCCATGGATGAGGGCATTCGTGCCGACGCCACGCCGGAATCGCTCGCCCTGTTAAAGCCGATCGAGAAAGACGGCGTGGTCACCGCCGGCAATGCCAGCCAGCAGAATGATGCCGCCGCCGCCTGTTTGGTGGTCGCGGAGGACAAGCTGGAAGAACTGGGCCTTGAACCCATGGCCTGGTTGCACAGCTGGGCGGCGGCGGGCTGCGATCCCTCGCGCATGGGCATTGGTCCGGTGCCGGCGGTCGAAAAGCTGTTCGTCCGCAATGGCCTTGGCTGGAACGACATCGACCTGGTCGAACTCAACGAAGCCTTTGCGCCGCAGGTTCTGGCCTGCCTCAAGGGCTGGAACTGGGACGATCGCGACAAGCTCAACGTCAATGGATCGGGCATTTCGCTCGGCCATCCGATCGGCGCGACCGGCGGACGCATCCTCGCCAATCTGCTGCGCGAACTGCAGCGGCGCGACGGCCGCTATGGCTTGGAAACCATGTGCATTGGCGGCGGTCAGGGCCTGGCCGCCATCTTCGAACGGGCGGTCTGACCGCCGCCCTTCGGAAGCCCCCTGGGCCGGCGTCGAGGCATGCGACGCCGGCCCATTTTTTTTGATGGTCAGTCGACCGGCCTACGATCGGGCGAGAAGGCGATGATCGTCACGCCCAGCAGCGCCACACTCCCGCCCGCAATCATGCCGACCGTGATCGGCGTGCCGAAATAGAGCGAGGCAAAGACCGTCGACATCACCGGCGATGCCAGCATCAGCGGCATGATGGTCGAGATCGGATAGCGCTGCAGCAGCCAGGCGAGCGTCCCCTGTCCCAGCACCGTCGCGCCCAGGCAGGAAAAGGCGAACCAGCCGGTCGGCACCCAGCCGACATGGGCCAGCCCCGCGATCGCCGGCCGCTCGAAAATCAGGGCAAAGGGCGCCAGCACCGCCGCGCCCATCAGGCCGTTCCACGCCTGGCCGTTCATCACGCTCACCCCGACCAGCTTGCGCTGCACCAGGGTCGCGCCGCCCCACACCATCGCCGCGCTGGCCATCACCAGCACGGCGGGCACCTCCGCCAATATATGCGGGTCGAACACCAGCGCCACGACCCCGGCAAAGGCCAGCAGCACGCCGACGATCTTGCGCCGGTTGAGCCGCTCGCCCAGCAGCAGCGCGCCGAGCAACAGCGAGAAGGGCACGCTCAATTGCCCCGCGATCGCCAGCGCCCCGACATTGGTCGCCATGAACAGGGCCAGGTTCAGCAGCAGCAGGAACAGCCCGCCATTGAGGAAACCATAAAGCATCAGCCAGCTCGTCCGCCCCGGCAGCGGACGCAGCGCCGGCGCACAGATCAGGAAGACCGTCCCCATCCGCAGCGCCACCGACAATAGCGGCGCGGTCGCATCCACCACCACTTTCATCGCGATCACGTTGAGCGCGAACATGATGTTCACCAGCAACGCCAGCGCCATTCCGCCCGGGCCGAACCGATGGTTCGCCATGGGTTCGCCATCGGCCATTTCCGCATCCTTCCTGCTTCAACCGCCGTTCAGACTCAGACGGCTATTGGTTTATTTATGCACACTGGTATAACTTTTAGCCAGAGAAGAAGGGAAGAGGATTGAGGATGTCGATGAAGCATGTTTCGCGCGTGATGATGCTCGCTATGGCGGTCGCCGCCACCGGCCCGGCGCTGGCCCAGGCTGGCGATGCGACCAAGGGCAAGGCGGTTTTCGCCCGCTGCGCCGTCTGCCACTCGGTCGATCCGGGCGTGAAGAAGCTTGGCCCCTCGCTCTCGGGCGTGTTCGGGCGCACGTCGGGCACCGTCCCCGGCTTCAC
This window encodes:
- a CDS encoding MaoC family dehydratase N-terminal domain-containing protein, giving the protein MTLSPSDIDHWQTWVGRTESRTEMLDREALRRFAAAIGEPLDVEAVQPSLAHWAFFLPVAAADQIGPDGHPKRGGFMPPISLPRRMFAAAEMQFHAPLMLDWEATRTSTVLDIAHKSGRSGELVLVKVGHSIVQADRERVSEVQTIVYRDTGAPTPAIVPAAFDSAPHDVNWAPDSVDLFRFSAVTFNSHRIHYDLPYATGEEGYPGLVIHGPFTATRLFGHARRGGRSPTRFAFRAVAPVFAGQPILLREDEAGRCRAIRCDGSDAMVADIGY
- a CDS encoding acyl-CoA dehydrogenase family protein, which produces MDAETFDLFRTTVRRFVSEKLIPAEDAVEEADAVPESIIQQMRDMGLFGLSVPEEFGGIGCTMAEEAAIIREITRASVVFRSVIGTTVGIGSQGIVMDGTEEQKREWLPKFATGEAIASFGLTEPEAGSDAGSLRTVAIRDGDTYRITGTKRYITNAPRASVFTLMARTEPDVKGAAGISAFILPANTPGISFGKPDEKMGQKGSITTDVILDDVVVPAANIIGGVPGRGFKTAMKVLDRGRIHIAAVALGMCQRLIDMALQYAMERKQFGQRIADFQLVQAMLADMKVDMLTTEALMQSVAAKFDAGEPVSLECAALKYYASEAVGRIADRAVQIYGGAGYMAEYKVERFYRDVRLLRIYEGTSQIQQTIIAKQMIRQAEAAA
- a CDS encoding acetyl-CoA C-acetyltransferase, whose amino-acid sequence is MRRAAIVAPIRTAVGKYGGSLKSFSAGDLGAVIIKALMERTKIDPERVDDVVFSQGYGNGEAPCIGRWSALAAGLPESIPGVQLDRRCGSGLQAVIDAAMRIQTGAADIVVAGGVESMSNVEYYSMDHRWGARSGSTQFHDRLTRGRVMSQPIARYGIISGMIETANNLAKDYDISREACDEYAAMSHQRAAAAWAAGKFDDELVPVAVPQRKGDPLIFAMDEGIRADATPESLALLKPIEKDGVVTAGNASQQNDAAAACLVVAEDKLEELGLEPMAWLHSWAAAGCDPSRMGIGPVPAVEKLFVRNGLGWNDIDLVELNEAFAPQVLACLKGWNWDDRDKLNVNGSGISLGHPIGATGGRILANLLRELQRRDGRYGLETMCIGGGQGLAAIFERAV
- a CDS encoding DMT family transporter; the protein is MADGEPMANHRFGPGGMALALLVNIMFALNVIAMKVVVDATAPLLSVALRMGTVFLICAPALRPLPGRTSWLMLYGFLNGGLFLLLLNLALFMATNVGALAIAGQLSVPFSLLLGALLLGERLNRRKIVGVLLAFAGVVALVFDPHILAEVPAVLVMASAAMVWGGATLVQRKLVGVSVMNGQAWNGLMGAAVLAPFALIFERPAIAGLAHVGWVPTGWFAFSCLGATVLGQGTLAWLLQRYPISTIMPLMLASPVMSTVFASLYFGTPITVGMIAGGSVALLGVTIIAFSPDRRPVD
- a CDS encoding cytochrome c family protein; translated protein: MSMKHVSRVMMLAMAVAATGPALAQAGDATKGKAVFARCAVCHSVDPGVKKLGPSLSGVFGRTSGTVPGFTYSPAMQKAKIRWDAKSLDGFLAKPSAAVPGSRMVFAGLPNPADRANLLAYLAGATKK